The following proteins are co-located in the Verrucomicrobiota bacterium genome:
- the glnA gene encoding glutamine synthetase (forms a homododecamer; forms glutamine from ammonia and glutamate with the conversion of ATP to ADP and phosphate; also functions in the assimilation of ammonia; highly regulated protein controlled by the addition/removal of adenylyl groups by adenylyltransferase from specific tyrosine residues; addition of adenylyl groups results in inactivation of the enzyme), which produces KGDVFTKDFIEMWIGHKRKEHDAIRLRPHPYEFFLYYDV; this is translated from the coding sequence CAAGGGCGACGTGTTCACCAAGGACTTCATCGAGATGTGGATCGGCCACAAGCGCAAGGAACACGACGCCATCCGCCTGCGCCCCCATCCCTACGAGTTCTTCCTCTACTACGACGTGTAA